In Crassostrea angulata isolate pt1a10 chromosome 6, ASM2561291v2, whole genome shotgun sequence, a genomic segment contains:
- the LOC128187592 gene encoding uncharacterized protein LOC128187592 → MSTIYFYLLCLFYFTDTNVEPPEKKIEELKELMKYLVHILKQELRVNDLKEKVVIHSKSVNEHFSEQLIKDLQSLKDINDYSQLDTSLVFAMLRNFCENIKPPSRGWDYEPPDDETHVGADIERIRSMWNKYCDNDSQFKHLEDVYKRMKQKYGTVAVQGDDGIMKSSSKDEENTEGSELMKEKINSIKLNPDCTVEKGIVITENVTTALRLLKSRNVVILKGVIGCGKTHALKAIQNHFQGKDWETEWVESEILQEKISTNGPTIVLCDNLFGQFGNCVFSQTDVEKNEKTLGAIEGAGDNIKVVIGIHTHVFDEVNKSLKLYLINKKNIIVDMDKLSEAESLLIFKEQVKQGHCSKMDSDCWFKTVGFQSVLDKLSKNQGHIGGPFLSLMYCNQHELFSDESFSVNPVQTLIQYFHRIRQDSPTLFHCLVYLMCVQEHNFERELEEVAGISIDITHNTLENIISQHGFTFIQGEDKEKSETLAHDILTIVLFKSASEEHETFMPVAQKCKVDIIIQLLRPANGTYGNLCCEFNGAASKFDKFRDCGKECVFQLARKYNVPEGMCLKDISII, encoded by the exons atgtcaacga TATATTTCTATTtattgtgtttgttttattttacagacaCAAATGTTGAACCACCCGAAAAGAAAATAGAAGAACTTAAAGAGCTTATGAAGTATCTAGTTCACATACTGAAACAAGAACTTCGTGTCAATGATTTGAAAGAGAAAGTtgttattcattcaaaatctgTCAATGAACATTTCTCCGAACAATTAATAAAAGATCTTCAAAGTCTGAAAGATATCAATGACTATAGCCAATTGGATACATCCTTGGTATTTGCAATGCTACGTAACTTCTGTGAGAATATAAAACCTCCAAGCAGAGGCTGGGACTATGAACCTCCAGATGATGAAACGCATGTTGGTGCAGACATTGAAAGGATAAGATCTATGTGGAACAAGTATTGCGATAATGACTCGCAGTTTAAACACCTTGAAGATGTGTATAAACGGATGAAACAGAAGTATGGAACTGTAGCAGTTCAGGGGGATGATGGTATTATGAAATCTTCAAGTAAAGATGAAGAGAATACAGAAGGATCTGAATTGATgaaggaaaaaataaaca GTATAAAGCTAAATCCAGATTGTACTGTGGAGAAAGGTATTGTCATCACGGAAAACGTAACCACAGCATTAAGACTTCTTAAATCAAGAAATGTTGTGATTCTAAAAGGTGTGATTGGGTGTGGCAAAACACATGCTTTAAAAGCCATCCAAAACCACTTCCAAGGAAAAGACTGGGAGACAGAGTGGGTGGAATCTGAAATTTTGCAAGAGAAAATCTCCACCAATGGACCGACAATCGTACTTTGTGATAATCTCTTTGGACAATTTGGGAACTGTGTATTTTCACAGACTGATGTTGAAAAAAACGAAAAGACTCTTGGTGCAATTGAAGGAGCTGGTGACAATATCAAAGTTGTAATTGGAATTCACACACATGTTTTTGATGAAGTCAACAAAAGTTTAAAACTTTACTTAATTAACAAGAAAAACATCATAGTAGATATGGATAAACTTTCAGAAGCAGAGTCATTATTGATTTTCAAAGAACAAGTAAAACAGGGACATTGCAGTAAAATGGATTCCGACTGTTGGTTTAAAACAGTTGGATTTCAATCAGTGCTAGATAAGCTATCTAAGAACCAAGGTCACATTGGGGGTCCTTTCTTAAGTCTAATGTATTGTAATCAGCATGAGCTGTTCTCTGATGAATCCTTTTCTGTCAACCCTGTTCAGACATTAATTCAATACTTTCATAGAATAAGACAAGATTCTCCTACACTCTTCCATTGCCTTGTTTATTTGATGTGTGTTCAAGAGCACAACTTCGAAAGGGAACTAGAGGAAGTTGCTGGGATAAGTATCGATATAACACATAATACACTAGAAAATATTATCTCACAGCATGGTTTTACATTTATTCAAGGTGAGGATAAGGAAAAAAGTGAAACTCTCGCTCATGATATTTTGAcgatagttttatttaaatcagCATCAGAGGAACACGAAACCTTCATGCCAGTTGCTCAGAAATGTAAAGTTGACATAATCATTCAGCTTTTGAGACCTGCAAATGGTACATATGGTAACCTTTGCTGTGAATTTAACGGCGCAGCAagtaaatttgataaatttagaGATTGTGGAAAGGAGTGTGTGTTCCAGTTGGCAAGAAAATATAATGTACCAGAAGG TATGTGTCTGAAGGacatatccatcatatga